A genome region from Brienomyrus brachyistius isolate T26 chromosome 23, BBRACH_0.4, whole genome shotgun sequence includes the following:
- the LOC125718941 gene encoding CCR4-NOT transcription complex subunit 3-like isoform X3, with amino-acid sequence MERFKIVERETKTKAYSKEGLGLAQKVDPAQREKEEVGQWLTNTIDTLNMQVDQFESEVESLSVQTRKKKGDKEKQDRIEELKRFIEKHRYHIRMLETILRMLDNDSVQVDSIRKIKDDVEYYLDSSQDPDFEENEFLYDDLDLEDIPPSLVATSPPGHSHMEDEIFHHSSSTPTSTTSSSPIPPSPATGTTETSEDDKKRGRSTDSEVSQSPVKNGNPSSSLSSSSSSSSSGTSSSSLVSMASTAAGSSSMAGGNSLLGSMGGLLPSSGSYSTVTQQQQSAQQAQQQNQSQAKNSVSSVSSNSNPSPSNLLLPTSSATSPPSSSAPVPLTPNSQSQAPSGPTSVSGLGLGLGLGLGKAVTGVSGSSQVSGLGLSGMPSSLSMAGMLSASTPAPYAQAAASGAVGSGLGGSGGSSTNSTSTSGVGSGSSNNGSGSSASLLGSSPAVAGVSGGILGLGTNHTVAQGPPQGGSSPAGGLAPGSGLGVIGGNGGTSGTSGNSGVGTGSGITARPPSGQKQNGTTSYSSVVADSSTDSHSAANQSQSGQPSSVNSTANPPKDSGSSLLGSMTLPPSSPSPSYSENKSNSGNLLNGPHSYTPSSEGMKAPEPLSSLKSMAERAALTSGLDGEVPTLHLTERDIFPGSTTSSGPPAAPQPSLSEVSIPPSLGVCPLGPVPLSKDQLYQQAMQESAWAHMPHPSDSERIRQYLMRNPSPTLPFHHQVPPPHSDSVEFYQRLSTETLFFIFYYLEGTKAQYLAAKALKKQSWRFHTKYMMWFQRHEEPKTITDEFEQGTYIYFDYEKWGQRKKEGFTFEYRYLEDRDLQ; translated from the exons ATGGAGCGATTTAAGATTGTTGAGCGAGAGACAAAGACAAAGGCCTACTCCAAGGAGGGTTTGGGACTAGCACAGAAAGTGGACCCTGCTCagcgggagaaggaggaggTGGGACAGTGGCTTACG AACACAATAGATACACTAAACATGCAGGTGGACCAGTTCGAGAGTGAGGTGGAGAGTCTTTCAGTCCAAACTCGAAAGAAGAAAGGAGACAAAGAG AAGCAGGACCGCATTGAAGAGCTGAAGCGTTTTAttgagaagcacaggtaccACATACGCATGTTGGAGACCATCCTGCGAATGCTGGACAATGATTCGGTGCAGGTGGATTCAATACGCAAGATCAAGGATGATGTGGAGTACTACCTCGACTCCTCTCAGGATCCCGATTTTGAGGAGAATGAGTTCCTCTATGACGATCTGGACCTCGAAGACATCC CCCCATCGTTAGTGGCCACCTCTCCACCTGGTCACTCCCACATGGAGGATGAGATCTTCCACCACTCCAGCAGCACTCCCACCTCTACCACCTCATCTTCCCCTATCCCTCCTTCTCCTGCCACTGGCACCACG GAGACTTCAGAGGATGATAAGAAACGTGGAAGGTCTACAGACAGTGAGGTCAGCCAG TCACCTGTAAAGAATGGAAACCCTTCGTCCTCCTTgtcctcctcatcatcatcatcttcttcTGGAACCTCTTCCTCCTCTCTTGTCTCCATGGCCAGCactgcagcaggcagcagtaGCATGGCTGGGGGAAACTCTCTCTTGGGCAGTATGGGAGGCCTCCTGCCCAGCTCTGGCAGCTACAGCACAGTGACTCAGCAGCAGCAGTCAGCACAGCAGGCCCAGCAGCAGAATCAATCCCAGGCCAAGAACTCTGTCAGTTCTGTTTCTTCCAACAGCAACCCCAGTCCATCGAACCTCCTGCTTCCCACGTCTTCTGCCACTTCGCCTCCCAGTTCTAGTGCACCTGTTCCCCTTACACCAAATTCACAGTCCCAGGCTCCGTCAGGGCCTACCTCTGTTTCTGGCTTGGGACTTGGGCTTGGTCTGGGTTTAGGAAAAGCAGTGACAGGGGTTAGTGGAAGCAGCCAAGTCTCTGGCCTGGGGCTGTCTGGAATGCCATCTTCCCTCAGCATGGCTGGGATGCTCTCAGCTTCCACCCCTGCCCCGTATGCACAGGCTGCTGCTTCAGGGGCAGTAGGAAGTGGTctggggggttctggtggaagTAGCACCAATAGCACTAGTACTAGTGGAGTTGGATCGGGCAGCAGTAACAATGGAAGTGGGTCATCTGCAAGTTTGCTGGGCTCCAGTCCTGCAGTCGCTGGTGTCAGCGGTGGGATCCTGGGCTTAGGTACAAATCACACTGTAGCCCAAGGCCCTCCACAGGGAGGTTCAAGTCCAGCAGGTGGGCTGGCACCTGGGAGTGGCTTGGGGGTGATTGGTGGCAATGGTGGAACCTCAGGTACTTCTGGAAATAGTGGAGTCGGAACAGGAAGTGGGATTACTGCCAGACCACCCAGTGGGCAGAAGCAGAATGGGACCACTA GTTACAGTTCTGTAGTGGCTGACAGCAGTACAGACTCGCATAGTGCAGCCAACCAATCGCAAAGTGGACAGCCTTCGTCTGTCAATTCCACTGCAAATCCTCC TAAGGACAGTGGCTCAAGTCTGCTGGGGTCGATGACTTTGCCGCCCAGTTCCCCTTCGCCCTCCTATAGTGAGAACAAGTCAAACAGTGGAAATCTTCTGAACGGACCTCATTCCTATACACCAAGCTCAGAAGGCATGAAG GCTCCAGAGCCACTCAGCTCTCTGAAGTCCATGGCAGAGCGTGCAGCCTTGACATCGGGACTGGATGGGGAGGTACCCACCTTGCATCTTACAGAAAGAG ATATTTTCCCTGGTTCTACCACCTCGTCTGGCCCCCCTGCAGCCCCTCAGCCTTCTTTATCTGAGGTCAGCATCCCACCCTCGTTGGGTGTCTGCCCTCTGGGGCCTGTGCCCCTGTCCAAAGACCAGCTGTACCAACAAGCCATGCAGGAGTCTGCCTGGGCTCATATGCCTCACCCATCTGACTCGGAGAGGATCAG GCAGTATCTAATGAGGAATCCAAGTCCCACCTTGCCTTTCCACCACCAGGTGCCCCCTCCACATTCAGACTCTGTGGAGTTCTACCAGAGGCTTTCCACTGAGACACTGTTTTTCATATTCTACTACCTTGAG GGAACCAAGGCTCAATATCTTGCAGCCAAAGCATTGAAGAAGCAGTCATGGCGATTCCATACGAAGTATATGATGTGGTTCCAGAGGCATGAGGAACCGAAGACGATCACAGATGAGTTTGAACAG gggaCATACATCTACTTTGACTATGAGAAATGGGgccaaagaaagaaagaagggTTCACATTTGAGTATAGGTACCTTGAAGACCGGGATCTACAGTGA
- the LOC125718941 gene encoding CCR4-NOT transcription complex subunit 3-like isoform X1 has translation MADKRKLQGEIDRCLKKVGEGVEQFEDIWQKLHNAANANQKEKYEADLKKEIKKLQRLRDQIKTWVASNEIKDKRQLIENRKLIETQMERFKIVERETKTKAYSKEGLGLAQKVDPAQREKEEVGQWLTNTIDTLNMQVDQFESEVESLSVQTRKKKGDKEKQDRIEELKRFIEKHRYHIRMLETILRMLDNDSVQVDSIRKIKDDVEYYLDSSQDPDFEENEFLYDDLDLEDIPPSLVATSPPGHSHMEDEIFHHSSSTPTSTTSSSPIPPSPATGTTETSEDDKKRGRSTDSEVSQSPVKNGNPSSSLSSSSSSSSSGTSSSSLVSMASTAAGSSSMAGGNSLLGSMGGLLPSSGSYSTVTQQQQSAQQAQQQNQSQAKNSVSSVSSNSNPSPSNLLLPTSSATSPPSSSAPVPLTPNSQSQAPSGPTSVSGLGLGLGLGLGKAVTGVSGSSQVSGLGLSGMPSSLSMAGMLSASTPAPYAQAAASGAVGSGLGGSGGSSTNSTSTSGVGSGSSNNGSGSSASLLGSSPAVAGVSGGILGLGTNHTVAQGPPQGGSSPAGGLAPGSGLGVIGGNGGTSGTSGNSGVGTGSGITARPPSGQKQNGTTSYSSVVADSSTDSHSAANQSQSGQPSSVNSTANPPKDSGSSLLGSMTLPPSSPSPSYSENKSNSGNLLNGPHSYTPSSEGMKAPEPLSSLKSMAERAALTSGLDGEVPTLHLTERDIFPGSTTSSGPPAAPQPSLSEVSIPPSLGVCPLGPVPLSKDQLYQQAMQESAWAHMPHPSDSERIRQYLMRNPSPTLPFHHQVPPPHSDSVEFYQRLSTETLFFIFYYLEGTKAQYLAAKALKKQSWRFHTKYMMWFQRHEEPKTITDEFEQGTYIYFDYEKWGQRKKEGFTFEYRYLEDRDLQ, from the exons ATGGCTGATAAAAGAAAATTACAAG GTGAAATAGATCGATGTTTGAAAAAAGTAGGGGAGGGTGTAGAGCAGTTTGAAGACATCTGGCAGAAG CTTCATAATGCAGCTAATGCAAATCAGAAAGAAAAATATGAAGCGGACCTCAAGAAAGAGATAAAAAAGTTGCAG CGTCTTCGTGACCAAATAAAGACATGGGTTGCCTCCAATGAAATCAAAGACAAAAGGCAGTTGATTGAGAATAGAAAACTCATTGAGACG CAAATGGAGCGATTTAAGATTGTTGAGCGAGAGACAAAGACAAAGGCCTACTCCAAGGAGGGTTTGGGACTAGCACAGAAAGTGGACCCTGCTCagcgggagaaggaggaggTGGGACAGTGGCTTACG AACACAATAGATACACTAAACATGCAGGTGGACCAGTTCGAGAGTGAGGTGGAGAGTCTTTCAGTCCAAACTCGAAAGAAGAAAGGAGACAAAGAG AAGCAGGACCGCATTGAAGAGCTGAAGCGTTTTAttgagaagcacaggtaccACATACGCATGTTGGAGACCATCCTGCGAATGCTGGACAATGATTCGGTGCAGGTGGATTCAATACGCAAGATCAAGGATGATGTGGAGTACTACCTCGACTCCTCTCAGGATCCCGATTTTGAGGAGAATGAGTTCCTCTATGACGATCTGGACCTCGAAGACATCC CCCCATCGTTAGTGGCCACCTCTCCACCTGGTCACTCCCACATGGAGGATGAGATCTTCCACCACTCCAGCAGCACTCCCACCTCTACCACCTCATCTTCCCCTATCCCTCCTTCTCCTGCCACTGGCACCACG GAGACTTCAGAGGATGATAAGAAACGTGGAAGGTCTACAGACAGTGAGGTCAGCCAG TCACCTGTAAAGAATGGAAACCCTTCGTCCTCCTTgtcctcctcatcatcatcatcttcttcTGGAACCTCTTCCTCCTCTCTTGTCTCCATGGCCAGCactgcagcaggcagcagtaGCATGGCTGGGGGAAACTCTCTCTTGGGCAGTATGGGAGGCCTCCTGCCCAGCTCTGGCAGCTACAGCACAGTGACTCAGCAGCAGCAGTCAGCACAGCAGGCCCAGCAGCAGAATCAATCCCAGGCCAAGAACTCTGTCAGTTCTGTTTCTTCCAACAGCAACCCCAGTCCATCGAACCTCCTGCTTCCCACGTCTTCTGCCACTTCGCCTCCCAGTTCTAGTGCACCTGTTCCCCTTACACCAAATTCACAGTCCCAGGCTCCGTCAGGGCCTACCTCTGTTTCTGGCTTGGGACTTGGGCTTGGTCTGGGTTTAGGAAAAGCAGTGACAGGGGTTAGTGGAAGCAGCCAAGTCTCTGGCCTGGGGCTGTCTGGAATGCCATCTTCCCTCAGCATGGCTGGGATGCTCTCAGCTTCCACCCCTGCCCCGTATGCACAGGCTGCTGCTTCAGGGGCAGTAGGAAGTGGTctggggggttctggtggaagTAGCACCAATAGCACTAGTACTAGTGGAGTTGGATCGGGCAGCAGTAACAATGGAAGTGGGTCATCTGCAAGTTTGCTGGGCTCCAGTCCTGCAGTCGCTGGTGTCAGCGGTGGGATCCTGGGCTTAGGTACAAATCACACTGTAGCCCAAGGCCCTCCACAGGGAGGTTCAAGTCCAGCAGGTGGGCTGGCACCTGGGAGTGGCTTGGGGGTGATTGGTGGCAATGGTGGAACCTCAGGTACTTCTGGAAATAGTGGAGTCGGAACAGGAAGTGGGATTACTGCCAGACCACCCAGTGGGCAGAAGCAGAATGGGACCACTA GTTACAGTTCTGTAGTGGCTGACAGCAGTACAGACTCGCATAGTGCAGCCAACCAATCGCAAAGTGGACAGCCTTCGTCTGTCAATTCCACTGCAAATCCTCC TAAGGACAGTGGCTCAAGTCTGCTGGGGTCGATGACTTTGCCGCCCAGTTCCCCTTCGCCCTCCTATAGTGAGAACAAGTCAAACAGTGGAAATCTTCTGAACGGACCTCATTCCTATACACCAAGCTCAGAAGGCATGAAG GCTCCAGAGCCACTCAGCTCTCTGAAGTCCATGGCAGAGCGTGCAGCCTTGACATCGGGACTGGATGGGGAGGTACCCACCTTGCATCTTACAGAAAGAG ATATTTTCCCTGGTTCTACCACCTCGTCTGGCCCCCCTGCAGCCCCTCAGCCTTCTTTATCTGAGGTCAGCATCCCACCCTCGTTGGGTGTCTGCCCTCTGGGGCCTGTGCCCCTGTCCAAAGACCAGCTGTACCAACAAGCCATGCAGGAGTCTGCCTGGGCTCATATGCCTCACCCATCTGACTCGGAGAGGATCAG GCAGTATCTAATGAGGAATCCAAGTCCCACCTTGCCTTTCCACCACCAGGTGCCCCCTCCACATTCAGACTCTGTGGAGTTCTACCAGAGGCTTTCCACTGAGACACTGTTTTTCATATTCTACTACCTTGAG GGAACCAAGGCTCAATATCTTGCAGCCAAAGCATTGAAGAAGCAGTCATGGCGATTCCATACGAAGTATATGATGTGGTTCCAGAGGCATGAGGAACCGAAGACGATCACAGATGAGTTTGAACAG gggaCATACATCTACTTTGACTATGAGAAATGGGgccaaagaaagaaagaagggTTCACATTTGAGTATAGGTACCTTGAAGACCGGGATCTACAGTGA
- the LOC125718941 gene encoding CCR4-NOT transcription complex subunit 3-like isoform X2: protein MADKRKLQGEIDRCLKKVGEGVEQFEDIWQKLHNAANANQKEKYEADLKKEIKKLQRLRDQIKTWVASNEIKDKRQLIENRKLIETQMERFKIVERETKTKAYSKEGLGLAQKVDPAQREKEEVGQWLTNTIDTLNMQVDQFESEVESLSVQTRKKKGDKEKQDRIEELKRFIEKHRYHIRMLETILRMLDNDSVQVDSIRKIKDDVEYYLDSSQDPDFEENEFLYDDLDLEDIPPSLVATSPPGHSHMEDEIFHHSSSTPTSTTSSSPIPPSPATGTTETSEDDKKRGRSTDSEVSQSPVKNGNPSSSLSSSSSSSSSGTSSSSLVSMASTAAGSSSMAGGNSLLGSMGGLLPSSGSYSTVTQQQQSAQQAQQQNQSQAKNSVSSVSSNSNPSPSNLLLPTSSATSPPSSSAPVPLTPNSQSQAPSGPTSVSGLGLGLGLGLGKAVTGVSGSSQVSGLGLSGMPSSLSMAGMLSASTPAPYAQAAASGAVGSGLGGSGGSSTNSTSTSGVGSGSSNNGSGSSASLLGSSPAVAGVSGGILGLGTNHTVAQGPPQGGSSPAGGLAPGSGLGVIGGNGGTSGTSGNSGVGTGSGITARPPSGQKQNGTTSYSSVVADSSTDSHSAANQSQSGQPSSVNSTANPPKDSGSSLLGSMTLPPSSPSPSYSENKSNSGNLLNGPHSYTPSSEGMKAPEPLSSLKSMAERAALTSGLDGEVPTLHLTERAPQPSLSEVSIPPSLGVCPLGPVPLSKDQLYQQAMQESAWAHMPHPSDSERIRQYLMRNPSPTLPFHHQVPPPHSDSVEFYQRLSTETLFFIFYYLEGTKAQYLAAKALKKQSWRFHTKYMMWFQRHEEPKTITDEFEQGTYIYFDYEKWGQRKKEGFTFEYRYLEDRDLQ, encoded by the exons ATGGCTGATAAAAGAAAATTACAAG GTGAAATAGATCGATGTTTGAAAAAAGTAGGGGAGGGTGTAGAGCAGTTTGAAGACATCTGGCAGAAG CTTCATAATGCAGCTAATGCAAATCAGAAAGAAAAATATGAAGCGGACCTCAAGAAAGAGATAAAAAAGTTGCAG CGTCTTCGTGACCAAATAAAGACATGGGTTGCCTCCAATGAAATCAAAGACAAAAGGCAGTTGATTGAGAATAGAAAACTCATTGAGACG CAAATGGAGCGATTTAAGATTGTTGAGCGAGAGACAAAGACAAAGGCCTACTCCAAGGAGGGTTTGGGACTAGCACAGAAAGTGGACCCTGCTCagcgggagaaggaggaggTGGGACAGTGGCTTACG AACACAATAGATACACTAAACATGCAGGTGGACCAGTTCGAGAGTGAGGTGGAGAGTCTTTCAGTCCAAACTCGAAAGAAGAAAGGAGACAAAGAG AAGCAGGACCGCATTGAAGAGCTGAAGCGTTTTAttgagaagcacaggtaccACATACGCATGTTGGAGACCATCCTGCGAATGCTGGACAATGATTCGGTGCAGGTGGATTCAATACGCAAGATCAAGGATGATGTGGAGTACTACCTCGACTCCTCTCAGGATCCCGATTTTGAGGAGAATGAGTTCCTCTATGACGATCTGGACCTCGAAGACATCC CCCCATCGTTAGTGGCCACCTCTCCACCTGGTCACTCCCACATGGAGGATGAGATCTTCCACCACTCCAGCAGCACTCCCACCTCTACCACCTCATCTTCCCCTATCCCTCCTTCTCCTGCCACTGGCACCACG GAGACTTCAGAGGATGATAAGAAACGTGGAAGGTCTACAGACAGTGAGGTCAGCCAG TCACCTGTAAAGAATGGAAACCCTTCGTCCTCCTTgtcctcctcatcatcatcatcttcttcTGGAACCTCTTCCTCCTCTCTTGTCTCCATGGCCAGCactgcagcaggcagcagtaGCATGGCTGGGGGAAACTCTCTCTTGGGCAGTATGGGAGGCCTCCTGCCCAGCTCTGGCAGCTACAGCACAGTGACTCAGCAGCAGCAGTCAGCACAGCAGGCCCAGCAGCAGAATCAATCCCAGGCCAAGAACTCTGTCAGTTCTGTTTCTTCCAACAGCAACCCCAGTCCATCGAACCTCCTGCTTCCCACGTCTTCTGCCACTTCGCCTCCCAGTTCTAGTGCACCTGTTCCCCTTACACCAAATTCACAGTCCCAGGCTCCGTCAGGGCCTACCTCTGTTTCTGGCTTGGGACTTGGGCTTGGTCTGGGTTTAGGAAAAGCAGTGACAGGGGTTAGTGGAAGCAGCCAAGTCTCTGGCCTGGGGCTGTCTGGAATGCCATCTTCCCTCAGCATGGCTGGGATGCTCTCAGCTTCCACCCCTGCCCCGTATGCACAGGCTGCTGCTTCAGGGGCAGTAGGAAGTGGTctggggggttctggtggaagTAGCACCAATAGCACTAGTACTAGTGGAGTTGGATCGGGCAGCAGTAACAATGGAAGTGGGTCATCTGCAAGTTTGCTGGGCTCCAGTCCTGCAGTCGCTGGTGTCAGCGGTGGGATCCTGGGCTTAGGTACAAATCACACTGTAGCCCAAGGCCCTCCACAGGGAGGTTCAAGTCCAGCAGGTGGGCTGGCACCTGGGAGTGGCTTGGGGGTGATTGGTGGCAATGGTGGAACCTCAGGTACTTCTGGAAATAGTGGAGTCGGAACAGGAAGTGGGATTACTGCCAGACCACCCAGTGGGCAGAAGCAGAATGGGACCACTA GTTACAGTTCTGTAGTGGCTGACAGCAGTACAGACTCGCATAGTGCAGCCAACCAATCGCAAAGTGGACAGCCTTCGTCTGTCAATTCCACTGCAAATCCTCC TAAGGACAGTGGCTCAAGTCTGCTGGGGTCGATGACTTTGCCGCCCAGTTCCCCTTCGCCCTCCTATAGTGAGAACAAGTCAAACAGTGGAAATCTTCTGAACGGACCTCATTCCTATACACCAAGCTCAGAAGGCATGAAG GCTCCAGAGCCACTCAGCTCTCTGAAGTCCATGGCAGAGCGTGCAGCCTTGACATCGGGACTGGATGGGGAGGTACCCACCTTGCATCTTACAGAAAGAG CCCCTCAGCCTTCTTTATCTGAGGTCAGCATCCCACCCTCGTTGGGTGTCTGCCCTCTGGGGCCTGTGCCCCTGTCCAAAGACCAGCTGTACCAACAAGCCATGCAGGAGTCTGCCTGGGCTCATATGCCTCACCCATCTGACTCGGAGAGGATCAG GCAGTATCTAATGAGGAATCCAAGTCCCACCTTGCCTTTCCACCACCAGGTGCCCCCTCCACATTCAGACTCTGTGGAGTTCTACCAGAGGCTTTCCACTGAGACACTGTTTTTCATATTCTACTACCTTGAG GGAACCAAGGCTCAATATCTTGCAGCCAAAGCATTGAAGAAGCAGTCATGGCGATTCCATACGAAGTATATGATGTGGTTCCAGAGGCATGAGGAACCGAAGACGATCACAGATGAGTTTGAACAG gggaCATACATCTACTTTGACTATGAGAAATGGGgccaaagaaagaaagaagggTTCACATTTGAGTATAGGTACCTTGAAGACCGGGATCTACAGTGA